The following proteins come from a genomic window of Yinghuangia sp. ASG 101:
- a CDS encoding FAD binding domain-containing protein, which yields MLPHSLDEAVHALARGPAVLPVAGGTDLMPRVNAGLLRPRALVGLSGLAELRQWQYEGRRLLIGAGVTWARLAGPDLAALVPALATAARQVGTPQIRMMGTLGGNLVARTREADAVPVLAALEATVSVLSPGGVREFLCDAAPAARLLPGELITGVRLPVLHGPQEFLKARTAAGFHATLALVADPAARGVRCAVGGVRPGAERTPGAERWLADRVDFGTGRLVDPEAPAHFGALVAEELSPGEGSRSTRAYEARVVAALARRAAERAFAG from the coding sequence ATGCTGCCGCATTCGCTCGACGAGGCCGTGCACGCGTTGGCCCGTGGGCCTGCCGTACTCCCGGTGGCAGGCGGCACCGACCTGATGCCGCGCGTCAATGCCGGGCTGCTGCGCCCCCGCGCGCTCGTCGGCCTGTCCGGGCTCGCCGAGCTGCGGCAGTGGCAGTACGAAGGCCGCCGCCTGCTGATCGGTGCCGGGGTCACCTGGGCGCGGCTCGCGGGGCCGGACCTGGCGGCTCTCGTACCGGCGCTGGCGACCGCGGCACGGCAGGTCGGCACCCCGCAGATCCGCATGATGGGCACCCTCGGCGGCAACCTCGTCGCGCGGACCCGTGAGGCGGACGCGGTGCCCGTCCTCGCCGCCTTGGAGGCCACCGTCTCGGTGCTGTCACCGGGCGGCGTCCGTGAGTTCCTGTGCGACGCCGCTCCGGCGGCGCGGCTGCTGCCCGGCGAGTTGATCACCGGAGTCCGGCTGCCGGTGCTGCACGGCCCGCAGGAGTTCCTGAAGGCCCGCACGGCGGCGGGTTTCCACGCGACGCTGGCCTTGGTCGCGGACCCGGCGGCCCGGGGCGTACGCTGCGCGGTCGGCGGCGTGCGTCCGGGGGCGGAGCGGACGCCCGGAGCGGAACGCTGGCTGGCCGACCGGGTGGACTTCGGCACCGGGCGCCTCGTCGATCCGGAGGCCCCCGCCCACTTCGGCGCGCTGGTCGCCGAGGAGTTGTCCCCCGGCGAGGGGTCGCGGTCGACGCGGGCGTACGAGGCGCGCGTGGTCGCGGCACTGGCGAGGCGTGCGGCGGAAAGGGCTTTCGCGGGATGA
- the murA gene encoding UDP-N-acetylglucosamine 1-carboxyvinyltransferase: protein MQDDVLFVHGGSPLEGEIRVKGAKNLVPKAMVAALLGQEPSRLRNVPGISDVHIVRGLLQLHGVAVYEGDEADELVMDPSSVELANVADIDAHAGSSRIPILLCGPLLHRIGRAFIPDLGGCRIGDRPIDFHLNVLREFGATVDKRPEGLFLEAPNGLHGAKIELPYPSVGTTEQVLLTAVRAEGTTELRNAAVEPEIIDLICVLQKMGAIISVATDRVIRITGVERLGGYTHRALPDRLEGASWACAALATQGDVFVRGARQLDMMTFLNVFRQVGGAFQVEDDGIRFWHPGGRLRAIALETDVHPGFQTDWQQPLVVALTQASGLSIVHETVYESRLGFTSALNQMGATIQLYSECLGGTPCRFGQRNFQHSAVISGPAKLYGADLVIPDLRGGFSYLIAALAAEGTSRVHGIDLINRGYEGFHAKLDALGARVELPQPVKEGVA from the coding sequence ATGCAAGACGACGTGTTGTTCGTTCACGGTGGTTCCCCGCTCGAGGGCGAGATCCGCGTCAAGGGCGCCAAGAACCTGGTGCCCAAGGCGATGGTCGCGGCCCTGCTCGGCCAGGAACCCAGCCGCCTGCGCAACGTGCCGGGCATCAGCGACGTGCACATTGTGCGCGGACTTCTGCAACTCCACGGTGTCGCCGTGTACGAGGGCGACGAGGCCGACGAGTTGGTCATGGACCCCTCGTCCGTCGAGTTGGCCAACGTCGCCGACATCGACGCGCACGCCGGGTCGAGCCGGATTCCGATCCTGCTGTGCGGCCCCCTGCTGCACCGCATCGGGCGCGCGTTCATTCCCGACCTGGGCGGCTGCCGCATCGGCGACCGCCCGATCGACTTCCACCTCAACGTGCTGCGCGAGTTCGGCGCGACGGTCGACAAGCGGCCCGAGGGGCTGTTCCTGGAGGCCCCGAACGGACTGCACGGCGCGAAGATCGAACTGCCGTACCCCAGTGTCGGCACCACGGAGCAGGTCCTGCTGACCGCGGTGCGCGCCGAAGGCACCACCGAATTGCGCAACGCGGCGGTGGAGCCGGAGATCATAGACCTCATCTGCGTGCTCCAGAAGATGGGCGCGATCATCTCGGTGGCGACCGACCGCGTGATCAGGATCACCGGCGTCGAACGCCTCGGCGGCTACACGCACCGGGCCCTGCCCGACCGCCTGGAGGGCGCGTCGTGGGCGTGTGCGGCGCTCGCGACGCAGGGCGACGTGTTCGTGCGCGGCGCGCGGCAGCTCGACATGATGACGTTCCTGAACGTCTTCCGGCAGGTCGGCGGGGCCTTCCAGGTCGAGGACGACGGCATCCGCTTCTGGCACCCCGGTGGGCGGCTGCGCGCGATCGCGCTGGAGACCGACGTGCACCCCGGTTTCCAGACCGACTGGCAGCAGCCTCTGGTGGTCGCGCTGACGCAGGCGTCGGGGCTGTCGATCGTGCACGAGACGGTGTACGAGAGCCGGCTCGGCTTCACGTCGGCGCTCAACCAGATGGGTGCGACGATCCAGCTCTACAGCGAGTGCCTGGGCGGGACGCCGTGCCGGTTCGGCCAGCGCAACTTCCAGCACTCCGCGGTGATCTCGGGCCCGGCCAAGCTGTACGGCGCCGACCTGGTGATCCCCGACCTGCGCGGCGGATTCTCGTACCTCATCGCGGCGTTGGCCGCCGAGGGCACCTCGCGGGTCCACGGCATCGACCTGATCAACCGGGGGTACGAGGGCTTCCACGCCAAGTTGGACGCTCTCGGCGCCCGCGTCGAACTCCCGCAGCCGGTCAAGGAAGGCGTCGCCTGA
- a CDS encoding YqgE/AlgH family protein, with amino-acid sequence MTEASLTGRLLVATPALTDPNFDRCVVLVLDHDEEGAHGVVLNRPTPVDVDDVLDGWAKAVAAPAVVFQGGPVSMDSALAIASVPGGGEPVGWRRVFGALGLVDLDAPPELVAAEFGAMRVFAGYSGWGPGQLEGELTDGAWYVVDSEPGDAFSPEPERLWRAVLRRQRGELAMVATYPEDPTLN; translated from the coding sequence ATGACCGAGGCCTCGCTCACCGGACGGCTCCTCGTGGCGACCCCCGCGCTCACGGATCCCAACTTCGACAGGTGCGTGGTGCTCGTTCTCGACCACGACGAGGAGGGCGCGCACGGCGTCGTCCTCAACCGGCCCACGCCGGTCGACGTCGACGACGTGCTGGACGGCTGGGCGAAGGCGGTCGCGGCACCGGCGGTGGTGTTCCAGGGCGGGCCGGTGTCGATGGACTCGGCGCTGGCGATCGCCTCGGTGCCGGGCGGCGGCGAACCGGTGGGTTGGCGGCGGGTGTTCGGGGCGCTGGGCCTGGTGGATCTGGACGCGCCGCCGGAGCTGGTCGCGGCCGAGTTCGGGGCGATGCGGGTCTTCGCGGGCTACTCGGGATGGGGCCCGGGCCAGTTGGAGGGCGAGCTGACCGACGGCGCGTGGTACGTCGTCGACTCCGAGCCGGGCGACGCGTTCAGCCCGGAGCCGGAGCGGCTGTGGCGCGCGGTGCTGCGGCGGCAGCGGGGGGAGCTGGCGATGGTCGCGACGTATCCCGAGGACCCGACGCTCAACTGA
- a CDS encoding (2Fe-2S)-binding protein, with protein MRAGDGVPATGAAGVCGAFGRAPMTVPPTPGSGESADLASDLAFGAPAVDPTGPAVPLPVPFDGIHPQTHPTGHGTAYPAPGGGYDTYGTYDTHDAHGTHDTYGAYDPYDPGAGSEIAATSGFGFPVPRPAVAPAPVADVGYPVSEASFAAPEFGTGTEGAAGSLPSSAPPIDHAAVGVAPAVEAAGIPSLAPEFASLDASGSGAVPPPPSSTGPASLAPVSEPPPLPPVRHAFPVSDAPGGPVVSYTIKVNGTTQVVDRAWLGENLLQVLRERLGLPGAKDGCGQGVCGTCTVLVDGAPAVACLVPAATVGERAVTTIEGVSAQGGPAAAIRQALIEHGAVQCGFCVPGIVMSAHALLARLPGADEATIRRALAGHPCRCVGPNRMVAAVCAVAAGQATEPAASLFEPADAPEPPA; from the coding sequence ATGCGGGCGGGAGACGGTGTCCCGGCGACGGGGGCCGCGGGCGTGTGCGGCGCGTTCGGGCGGGCGCCGATGACCGTGCCGCCGACTCCCGGCTCCGGTGAATCGGCCGATCTCGCGTCCGACCTCGCGTTCGGTGCGCCGGCCGTGGATCCCACCGGCCCGGCGGTGCCGCTGCCGGTGCCCTTCGACGGTATCCACCCCCAGACCCACCCGACGGGCCACGGGACCGCGTACCCCGCGCCGGGGGGCGGCTACGACACGTACGGCACGTACGACACTCACGACGCTCACGGCACGCATGACACATACGGCGCGTACGACCCCTACGACCCCGGCGCGGGGTCGGAGATCGCGGCGACATCCGGCTTCGGGTTCCCGGTGCCGCGGCCCGCCGTCGCTCCCGCGCCGGTGGCGGACGTCGGCTACCCCGTCTCGGAAGCGTCTTTCGCCGCACCGGAGTTCGGGACCGGAACGGAAGGGGCGGCCGGGTCTCTCCCGTCGTCTGCGCCGCCGATCGACCACGCGGCCGTCGGCGTCGCACCGGCCGTCGAGGCGGCCGGAATTCCGTCTCTCGCACCCGAGTTCGCGTCGTTGGACGCCTCCGGATCCGGTGCGGTGCCCCCGCCTCCCTCGTCGACCGGGCCCGCGTCCCTCGCGCCCGTGTCCGAGCCCCCGCCGCTGCCGCCCGTGCGGCACGCGTTCCCGGTGAGCGACGCGCCCGGCGGCCCGGTGGTTTCGTACACGATCAAGGTCAACGGCACGACGCAGGTGGTCGATCGGGCGTGGCTCGGGGAGAACCTGCTCCAGGTCCTGCGGGAGCGACTGGGCCTGCCCGGGGCGAAGGACGGTTGCGGGCAGGGGGTTTGCGGCACGTGCACGGTCCTCGTGGACGGCGCCCCGGCGGTCGCGTGCCTGGTGCCCGCGGCGACCGTCGGCGAACGCGCCGTCACCACGATCGAGGGCGTGTCCGCGCAAGGCGGGCCGGCCGCGGCGATCCGGCAGGCGCTGATCGAGCACGGCGCGGTGCAGTGCGGCTTCTGCGTACCCGGCATCGTGATGAGCGCGCACGCGCTGCTCGCCCGGCTTCCGGGGGCCGACGAGGCGACGATCCGCCGCGCGCTGGCCGGCCACCCCTGCCGCTGCGTCGGACCCAACCGCATGGTGGCCGCGGTCTGCGCGGTCGCCGCCGGCCAGGCCACCGAGCCCGCGGCGTCCCTCTTCGAGCCCGCCGACGCCCCGGAGCCGCCCGCATGA
- a CDS encoding xanthine dehydrogenase family protein molybdopterin-binding subunit, whose amino-acid sequence MTATVERPDAVAKAQGRFSYTADLWAPGMLWCVLVRSPHPHARVRGIDASAAYAVPGVHAVVTAADLPPDAYHGTVVADFPVLAADVVRFAGEAVAAVAAESPHAARLAAEALHVEYEPLEASLDPEQAFSGPSLHPDGNVFRNVALRHGRPVQARPDGSPIDEVVVEGLYDIEAQDQANPATDAVLALPCADGGIELHASTQWPHSDRDQVAQCIGLAPGALRIMPTGVGGSTGMREDVGLLAVVAWLASRTGRPVKSVVDRADAISLGGHRHATRLKYTHRADSNGRLLAVEAQIVLDGGAYATTSPEVVGRLAGCATGPYMVPHAVVDVWAVRTNNPPAGTMRGPGVTQVCFAYEAQMDKLAAALGMDPVELRLRNALSQGTMLTTGQVLEGPTPAGELLRAVAEAPAPDAESVPGLRRGTGYALGLVPLLGIEGADDSAAATVRLDHGVVTVTCAAVEVGQGFTYLVRRIVHDALGVPDAIVLPAGTALPSAGPPGVGRHTMLTAGAVDEAARDIRARLLAPVAAQYGMTAALLEVRDGRIVSYDGLVDLPASLITEGIEVAATAGACRARHTEPLDDAGQGDAYPAVAFAAYRVVVDVDPDTGAVHVVDVTGAYDAGRVLDRTQALARVEGAVTLGIGLALTEDLPAARLHGPTAWAQPTSLDVPPVRVALWHEEPDPGSPLGAKGLSDAALTPVPAAIAAAARDATGLELPSLPLKPRAVAMRRPGLRA is encoded by the coding sequence ATGACCGCGACCGTCGAACGCCCCGACGCCGTCGCCAAGGCCCAGGGCCGGTTCTCCTACACCGCCGACCTGTGGGCGCCGGGCATGCTGTGGTGCGTGCTCGTGCGCTCGCCGCACCCGCACGCGCGCGTGCGGGGCATCGACGCGTCGGCCGCCTACGCGGTCCCCGGCGTGCACGCCGTCGTCACGGCGGCCGACCTGCCTCCGGACGCCTACCACGGCACGGTGGTCGCGGACTTCCCCGTCCTCGCCGCGGACGTCGTGCGGTTCGCGGGCGAGGCCGTCGCCGCGGTCGCCGCCGAATCGCCGCACGCGGCCCGGCTCGCGGCCGAGGCCCTGCACGTCGAGTACGAGCCGCTGGAGGCGAGCCTCGACCCCGAACAGGCGTTCTCCGGGCCTTCGTTGCATCCCGACGGCAACGTCTTCCGGAACGTCGCGCTGCGGCACGGCCGTCCGGTCCAGGCGCGCCCGGACGGCTCGCCGATCGACGAGGTCGTCGTCGAGGGCCTGTACGACATCGAGGCCCAGGACCAGGCCAACCCCGCGACCGACGCCGTTCTCGCCCTGCCGTGCGCCGACGGCGGCATCGAACTGCACGCGTCGACCCAGTGGCCGCACTCCGACCGGGACCAGGTCGCGCAGTGCATCGGCCTGGCGCCGGGCGCGCTGCGCATCATGCCGACGGGTGTGGGCGGTTCGACCGGCATGCGGGAGGACGTCGGGCTCCTCGCCGTCGTCGCGTGGCTCGCGTCGCGTACCGGACGCCCCGTCAAAAGCGTCGTGGACCGCGCCGACGCGATCAGCCTGGGCGGCCACCGGCACGCGACGCGCCTGAAGTACACCCACCGGGCGGACAGCAACGGCCGGTTGCTCGCGGTCGAGGCGCAGATCGTGCTGGACGGCGGGGCGTACGCGACCACGTCGCCCGAAGTCGTCGGCCGGCTCGCGGGATGCGCGACGGGCCCGTACATGGTGCCGCACGCGGTCGTCGACGTGTGGGCCGTGCGCACCAACAACCCGCCCGCGGGGACGATGCGCGGACCGGGCGTGACCCAGGTGTGCTTCGCCTACGAGGCCCAAATGGACAAGCTGGCCGCCGCGTTGGGCATGGACCCTGTCGAGCTGAGGCTGCGGAACGCGCTCAGCCAGGGCACCATGCTGACGACCGGTCAGGTCCTGGAAGGGCCCACCCCGGCGGGGGAGTTGCTGCGGGCCGTGGCCGAAGCCCCGGCACCCGACGCGGAGTCCGTGCCGGGCCTGCGCCGCGGCACCGGATACGCGCTCGGGCTGGTCCCGTTGCTCGGCATCGAGGGCGCCGACGACTCCGCCGCCGCCACCGTACGCCTCGACCACGGCGTGGTGACCGTCACCTGTGCGGCGGTCGAGGTCGGCCAGGGATTCACCTACCTGGTCCGGCGGATCGTCCACGACGCGCTCGGCGTCCCGGACGCCATCGTGCTGCCCGCCGGAACCGCGCTGCCCAGTGCGGGGCCACCCGGCGTCGGCCGGCACACGATGCTCACCGCGGGCGCGGTCGACGAGGCCGCGCGAGACATCCGCGCCCGGCTTCTCGCGCCCGTGGCCGCGCAGTACGGCATGACCGCCGCGCTGCTGGAGGTGCGCGACGGCCGCATCGTCTCCTACGACGGTCTCGTCGACCTGCCCGCGTCGCTCATCACCGAGGGCATCGAGGTCGCGGCCACCGCCGGGGCGTGCCGCGCGCGGCACACCGAGCCGTTGGACGACGCGGGGCAGGGCGACGCCTATCCGGCGGTCGCGTTCGCCGCGTACCGCGTCGTCGTGGACGTCGACCCCGACACCGGCGCGGTCCATGTCGTCGACGTCACCGGCGCGTACGACGCGGGCCGCGTCCTGGACCGCACGCAGGCCCTCGCGCGCGTCGAGGGCGCGGTCACCCTCGGAATCGGCCTGGCCCTCACCGAGGACCTGCCCGCGGCCCGCCTCCACGGACCCACCGCGTGGGCGCAGCCGACCTCGCTCGACGTTCCGCCGGTCCGGGTCGCGCTGTGGCACGAGGAACCGGATCCGGGGAGCCCGCTGGGTGCCAAGGGCCTCTCCGACGCCGCCCTCACCCCCGTCCCCGCCGCCATCGCCGCCGCGGCCCGCGATGCCACCGGCCTGGAGCTGCCGAGTCTTCCCCTCAAGCCGAGGGCGGTCGCGATGCGGCGGCCCGGCCTCCGGGCGTGA
- a CDS encoding Lrp/AsnC family transcriptional regulator, with the protein MAVDRLDAALIRLLDAEPRLGVLECSRRLGVARGTVQARLDRLHARGVVRGFGPHLDPAALGYAVTAFATLEIRQGRGGDVRAHLAAIPEVLELHTITGHGDMLCRLVARSNADLQRVIDRVVGFAGIERASTAIALENPVPYRVLPLVDSAVAGE; encoded by the coding sequence GTGGCGGTGGACCGGCTGGACGCGGCGTTGATCAGGTTGCTCGACGCGGAGCCGAGGCTGGGCGTCCTGGAGTGCTCGCGGCGCCTCGGCGTCGCGCGCGGCACGGTGCAGGCGCGCCTGGACCGGTTGCACGCGCGCGGCGTCGTCCGAGGGTTCGGGCCGCACCTGGATCCCGCGGCGCTGGGCTACGCGGTGACGGCGTTCGCGACGCTGGAGATCCGGCAGGGGCGCGGCGGGGACGTACGCGCGCATCTGGCGGCGATCCCGGAGGTGCTGGAGCTGCACACGATCACCGGGCACGGCGACATGTTGTGCCGGTTGGTCGCGCGGTCGAACGCGGATCTGCAGCGGGTGATCGACCGCGTGGTCGGGTTCGCGGGCATCGAGCGCGCCTCGACGGCGATCGCGCTGGAGAACCCGGTGCCGTACCGGGTGCTGCCGCTGGTGGACTCCGCGGTCGCCGGCGAGTGA
- a CDS encoding DUF3039 domain-containing protein — protein MSTPQDYPEPERGTGTGTLIEETPQVSHGDGDHERFAHYVQKDKIMESAMSGTPVIALCGKVWVPGRDPKKYPVCPMCKEIYETMGAGGGDKGGDKGGDK, from the coding sequence ATGAGTACTCCGCAGGACTACCCCGAGCCCGAGCGCGGGACAGGTACGGGGACGCTGATCGAGGAGACCCCGCAGGTCTCGCACGGCGACGGCGACCACGAGCGCTTCGCGCACTATGTGCAAAAGGACAAGATCATGGAGAGTGCCATGTCCGGCACTCCGGTGATCGCCTTGTGCGGCAAGGTCTGGGTGCCCGGGCGCGACCCCAAGAAATATCCGGTGTGCCCGATGTGCAAGGAGATCTACGAGACCATGGGCGCCGGCGGGGGCGACAAGGGCGGCGACAAGGGCGGCGACAAGTAA
- a CDS encoding DEAD/DEAH box helicase, translated as MTTSAASHLSPAFPARAPWGTAGKLRAWQQGALDEYLAREPRDFLAVATPGAGKTTFALRIASELLHRRVVQQLTIVAPTEHLKKQWAEAAARIGIRIDPNYSGSSGPANREYHGVAVTYAGVGVHPMLHRRRVENRKTLVILDEIHHAGDSKSWGDAVFEAFEPAARRLALTGTPFRSDTNPIPFVSYVEGSDGVRRSAADYTYGYGHALADHVVRPVIFMSYSGEMRWRTKAGDEVAASLGEPMTKDAINQAWRTALDHRGAWIQQVLRAADKRLTEVRKAVPDAGALVIATDHESARAYAKMIREITGHRATVVLSDDTGASHKIEEFAEGDERWMVAVRMVSEGVDVPRLIVGVFATTISTPLFFAQAVGRFVRARRRGEVASVFLPSVPTLLQHANEMEVERDHVLDREKKGEQGLHDEEDALLADANAEKDTPGELEQFAFEALESEARFDRVLYDGAEFGLQAHSGSDEEEEYLGIPGLLEPDQVQMLLQNRQARQLARSRRKPDEEADLSEKPAAQRPVVTHRQLSGLRKELNTLVAAWHHRSGQPHGVIHNELRRVCGGPPIAQASAGQIQDRITKLQQWATSGSR; from the coding sequence GTGACTACTTCAGCCGCGTCTCATCTGTCCCCCGCGTTCCCCGCCCGCGCGCCCTGGGGGACCGCCGGCAAGTTGCGTGCCTGGCAACAGGGCGCTCTCGACGAGTATCTGGCGCGCGAGCCGCGCGACTTCCTCGCGGTGGCGACGCCGGGCGCGGGCAAGACGACGTTCGCGCTGCGGATCGCGTCGGAGCTGTTGCACCGCCGCGTCGTGCAGCAGCTCACCATCGTCGCGCCGACCGAGCACCTGAAGAAGCAGTGGGCGGAGGCGGCGGCCCGGATAGGGATCCGGATCGATCCGAACTACTCGGGCTCGTCGGGGCCCGCGAACCGCGAGTACCACGGCGTCGCCGTGACGTACGCGGGTGTCGGCGTCCACCCGATGCTGCACCGGCGCCGCGTCGAGAACCGCAAGACGCTGGTCATCCTCGACGAGATCCACCACGCCGGCGACAGCAAGTCGTGGGGTGACGCGGTCTTCGAGGCGTTCGAGCCGGCCGCGCGGCGCCTCGCGCTCACCGGCACGCCGTTCCGGTCCGACACCAACCCGATCCCGTTCGTGTCGTACGTCGAGGGCTCGGACGGTGTTCGGCGCAGCGCGGCCGACTACACCTACGGCTACGGCCACGCGCTCGCCGACCACGTCGTGCGTCCGGTCATCTTCATGTCCTACTCCGGCGAGATGCGCTGGCGCACGAAGGCCGGGGACGAGGTCGCGGCGAGCCTCGGCGAGCCGATGACCAAGGACGCGATCAACCAGGCGTGGCGTACCGCCCTCGATCACCGCGGCGCGTGGATACAGCAGGTGCTGCGGGCCGCCGACAAGCGGCTGACGGAGGTGCGCAAGGCGGTCCCGGACGCGGGGGCGCTGGTCATCGCGACGGACCACGAGTCCGCGCGGGCGTACGCCAAGATGATCCGCGAGATCACCGGGCACCGCGCCACGGTGGTGCTGTCCGACGACACGGGCGCCTCGCACAAGATCGAGGAGTTCGCCGAGGGCGACGAGCGCTGGATGGTCGCGGTCCGCATGGTCTCGGAAGGCGTCGACGTGCCTCGGCTGATCGTCGGGGTGTTCGCGACGACGATCTCGACGCCGCTGTTCTTCGCGCAGGCCGTCGGCCGTTTCGTCCGGGCCCGGCGCCGCGGCGAGGTCGCCTCGGTGTTCCTTCCGTCGGTGCCGACGCTGCTCCAGCACGCGAACGAGATGGAGGTCGAGCGCGACCACGTGCTCGACCGGGAGAAGAAGGGCGAGCAGGGCCTCCACGACGAGGAGGACGCCCTGCTGGCCGACGCCAACGCCGAGAAGGACACGCCCGGGGAACTGGAGCAGTTCGCCTTCGAGGCGCTGGAGAGCGAGGCCCGCTTCGACCGGGTGCTGTACGACGGCGCCGAGTTCGGGCTGCAGGCGCACAGCGGGAGCGACGAGGAAGAGGAGTACCTGGGGATCCCGGGGCTCCTCGAACCCGACCAGGTGCAGATGCTGCTGCAGAACCGCCAGGCGCGGCAGCTCGCGCGCAGCCGCAGGAAGCCGGACGAGGAGGCCGACCTCTCGGAGAAGCCCGCGGCTCAGCGCCCGGTGGTGACGCACCGTCAGCTGTCGGGGCTGCGCAAGGAGTTGAACACCCTGGTCGCGGCGTGGCACCACCGCAGCGGCCAGCCGCACGGGGTCATCCACAACGAGCTGCGCCGGGTCTGCGGCGGCCCGCCGATCGCGCAGGCCTCGGCGGGGCAGATCCAGGACCGGATCACGAAGTTGCAGCAGTGGGCCACCTCGGGCAGCCGGTGA
- a CDS encoding HU family DNA-binding protein, giving the protein MNRSELVAALAERADVTRKDADAVLNAFAEVVGEIVSKGDEKITIPGFLSFERTHRSARTARNPQTGDPIEIPAGYSVKVSAGSKLKEAAKGK; this is encoded by the coding sequence ATGAACCGCAGTGAGCTGGTGGCCGCCCTCGCGGAGCGTGCCGACGTCACGCGCAAGGACGCCGACGCCGTGCTGAACGCCTTCGCGGAGGTCGTCGGGGAGATCGTCAGCAAGGGCGACGAGAAGATCACCATCCCCGGATTCCTCAGCTTCGAGCGGACGCACCGCTCGGCGCGCACCGCGCGCAACCCGCAGACCGGCGACCCCATCGAGATCCCGGCGGGTTACAGCGTGAAGGTCTCCGCGGGCTCGAAGCTCAAGGAAGCCGCGAAGGGCAAGTGA
- a CDS encoding S16 family serine protease: MARSKRNIAVSLLLVVILGVFAFAVPLPFTTITPGETTDALGTDSAGVPVIRIDGATPRPTEGKLLVVTIRAVNPDEKVYLTDLFEAWWDSDEAAVPKSSVYPAGKSTREITEENTQAMVESQDNASIAALRHLNLDPNQVKVQLNLANVGGPSAGLMFSLGIVDQLGDTNLTGGRIVAGTGTIDMDGKVGPVGGVEMKTKAAKRDGATVFLLPKDECGKAEKAAPGGLRLVPVDTLTGAIDALSALQSGGKVPSC, from the coding sequence GTGGCCCGTTCCAAGCGCAACATCGCCGTCTCCCTGCTGCTGGTCGTGATCCTCGGCGTCTTCGCGTTCGCCGTGCCGCTGCCGTTCACGACGATCACGCCGGGGGAGACCACGGACGCGCTGGGGACGGACAGCGCCGGGGTCCCCGTCATCCGCATCGACGGGGCGACACCGCGGCCGACCGAGGGCAAGCTCCTCGTGGTCACCATCCGGGCCGTGAACCCGGACGAAAAGGTGTACCTGACCGACCTCTTCGAGGCCTGGTGGGACTCGGACGAGGCGGCCGTGCCCAAGTCGTCGGTGTATCCCGCGGGCAAGTCGACGCGGGAGATCACCGAGGAGAACACCCAGGCGATGGTCGAGTCCCAGGACAACGCCTCGATCGCCGCGCTGCGTCACCTCAACCTCGACCCGAACCAGGTCAAGGTGCAGCTCAACCTGGCCAACGTCGGCGGCCCCAGCGCCGGGCTGATGTTCTCTCTCGGCATCGTCGACCAACTCGGCGACACCAACCTCACCGGCGGCCGGATCGTCGCGGGCACGGGCACGATCGACATGGACGGCAAGGTCGGCCCGGTCGGCGGCGTCGAGATGAAGACGAAGGCCGCCAAGCGCGACGGCGCGACGGTGTTCCTGCTCCCCAAGGACGAGTGCGGCAAGGCGGAGAAGGCGGCCCCCGGCGGCCTGCGCCTCGTCCCCGTCGACACGCTCACCGGCGCCATCGACGCCCTGTCCGCGCTCCAGAGCGGCGGCAAGGTCCCCTCCTGCTGA